The stretch of DNA CATCGTCATGCAAATCCGCATCTTCACGCAGGGCAATTCTGGGATCCGCTCCGGCATAGGCCAGGCGAATGCGATAAAGGGTACCAGCACGAGTGTTCAACTCACTTAACAGCGCGTCCACATCGCTATATCCCGCCTGCTGCGCATCCTGTTGCGTGATTTCGCTCTCATCGCAAAGGCTAACCTCTGTGATGGCGAGCAAGCCTATTGCAGTTTTGAGCTGACTACCCGATTTCACCGATTGTCGCTTCCATCGGCGAAAGGCGAGCGTGACTTCGCCCGACTTGATTTGTTCGAGGACTGGCTTGCGAATCAGCATGTTTGCTCTGTTCTTGCGTCGAAAAAGCGCCGTTTGCCGCATACTGGGTGTTGTCAAACCCCGCAGACGACAATGTGTATGAGTTTGTCCACGGGTTCGCCCGTATTGCTCAAGCCCTTTTCCTGATACTGACACGTCTCAAGGATTTGAAAACCAGAGCAGCGCAGCAGCTCAATGGCTTCCGCTTCATCATAGAGCCTAAACCCATATGGAGCAAACGGAAGATTTTTCATAAAAGAACGATCACCGAAGGCCATGCAAAACCGACTCGCAGGTTTCATGACCCGAGAGATTTCTGCGAGGTGATCCGCAGGTTTTTCCCAAAAGTACAGGGTGTGAACGGCCAACACTTTATCAAATCGCTTCGCTTGAAAGGGAAGCCGATCAGAACTGCCCTGCTGAAAGTGTGCCCTCCCTGTTTTCACCAAATGTGCATTGAGGTCGTTGAACCTTAAAAACTCGCAGAAGGCGCTGGAATGGACTGGAACGACCCACGAAGGGTTGCCCCTTGGTTTCGGATTGCACCAAGGAAGTCCAATATCGCTCGATACAAGCCACTTCGAATCAGTACAAAAAGACGCTTGCGCACACCACTTCGCCAAGTGGCTTCGAGGCACATAGTCCACAT from Puniceicoccaceae bacterium encodes:
- a CDS encoding methyltransferase domain-containing protein produces the protein MLPQMESWQCDQCILGSDGLEFEDVDYVPRSHLAKWCAQASFCTDSKWLVSSDIGLPWCNPKPRGNPSWVVPVHSSAFCEFLRFNDLNAHLVKTGRAHFQQGSSDRLPFQAKRFDKVLAVHTLYFWEKPADHLAEISRVMKPASRFCMAFGDRSFMKNLPFAPYGFRLYDEAEAIELLRCSGFQILETCQYQEKGLSNTGEPVDKLIHIVVCGV